The following are encoded in a window of Halosolutus halophilus genomic DNA:
- a CDS encoding glycerate kinase type-2 family protein — translation MFHHRERRARTPAHETALDCLEAGITAALPKEVVSSTVDLDGKTFAVGDAAYDLDEYDRLLVLGGGKASGGFAAALADRLGSRLDGGAVVTTNVDTAAAGPIDVREGDHPTPTERNVQATAEILERAGSATGETLVLAIVTGGASALWCAPATDLTLSDLQRTTDALLASGASIDEINAVRKHCSAIKGGQLARAAAPATVVTLAISDVVGDDPSVIGSGPTVPDASTFGDALAVLDRYDIRDSVPESVVDRLERGADGELAETPDENDPAVAENEGDWHCLANGRTAIDAARDVARERGYEPLVLSSRLGGEASEVGRVHAGVAAEIAAGGDPVERPAIVLSGGEVTVTVDGDGTGGPNQELALATALELADTGTDAILASVDTDGIDGPTDAAGAIVDRESIPPDESETARRALAENDVYDALDDRSALLRTGYTGTNVNDLRVLVVPAAD, via the coding sequence ATGTTCCACCACCGCGAACGACGTGCGAGGACGCCAGCACACGAGACCGCCCTGGATTGTCTCGAGGCTGGCATCACAGCCGCGTTGCCAAAGGAAGTGGTTTCCTCCACCGTCGATCTCGACGGCAAGACGTTCGCGGTCGGTGACGCGGCCTACGATCTCGACGAGTACGACCGACTCCTCGTCCTCGGCGGCGGCAAGGCGTCCGGCGGGTTCGCCGCGGCGCTCGCCGATCGGCTCGGGTCCCGTCTCGACGGCGGCGCCGTCGTCACGACGAACGTCGACACGGCCGCCGCCGGTCCGATCGACGTTCGCGAGGGCGATCACCCGACCCCCACGGAGCGGAACGTCCAGGCGACGGCGGAGATTCTCGAACGCGCCGGGTCCGCCACCGGTGAGACGCTCGTGCTCGCGATCGTTACGGGCGGTGCGAGCGCGCTGTGGTGTGCGCCCGCCACCGACCTCACGCTGTCCGACCTGCAGCGGACGACCGACGCGCTGCTCGCGTCCGGTGCCTCGATCGACGAGATCAACGCCGTCCGCAAGCACTGTTCGGCGATCAAGGGCGGGCAACTGGCACGCGCGGCCGCTCCCGCGACCGTCGTCACGCTCGCGATCAGCGACGTCGTCGGCGACGATCCGTCCGTGATCGGAAGCGGGCCGACGGTGCCCGACGCGAGCACGTTCGGCGACGCGCTCGCCGTGCTCGATCGCTACGACATCCGTGACTCCGTGCCGGAATCGGTGGTCGATCGACTCGAACGAGGTGCAGACGGTGAACTGGCCGAGACCCCCGACGAGAACGACCCGGCCGTCGCCGAGAACGAGGGCGACTGGCACTGCCTCGCGAACGGCCGGACGGCGATCGACGCCGCCCGCGACGTCGCCCGAGAGCGTGGCTACGAACCGCTCGTGCTCTCCAGTCGACTCGGCGGCGAGGCAAGCGAGGTCGGACGCGTCCACGCCGGCGTCGCCGCCGAAATCGCGGCCGGCGGCGATCCCGTCGAGCGACCGGCGATCGTCCTCTCCGGCGGCGAGGTAACCGTCACCGTCGACGGCGACGGCACCGGCGGGCCGAACCAGGAACTCGCGCTGGCGACGGCGCTCGAACTCGCCGATACCGGGACCGACGCAATCCTCGCGAGCGTCGATACCGACGGCATCGACGGCCCGACGGACGCCGCCGGTGCGATCGTCGATCGGGAGTCGATCCCGCCCGACGAGTCCGAAACTGCGCGACGCGCACTCGCCGAGAACGACGTCTACGACGCGCTCGACGACCGATCGGCGCTCCTCCGGACCGGATACACGGGCACGAACGTGAACGACCTTCGCGTCCTCGTCGTCCCGGCGGCCGACTGA
- a CDS encoding helix-turn-helix domain-containing protein gives MTVTTDDLERTDTEVRIPPAVDAPRAKLVYLCLDLLGGQTVDDLHRVTNVPKLSLYSILRLLERENLVRKQGEEYRISDA, from the coding sequence ATGACAGTCACCACGGATGATCTCGAACGGACGGATACAGAGGTTCGCATTCCACCAGCCGTCGATGCTCCGCGAGCGAAACTCGTCTACCTCTGTCTCGACCTGCTCGGCGGGCAGACGGTCGACGACCTCCATCGAGTGACGAACGTCCCGAAACTGAGTCTCTACAGCATCCTTCGGCTGCTCGAACGGGAGAACCTGGTTCGAAAACAGGGGGAGGAATACCGAATTTCGGACGCGTGA
- a CDS encoding Lrp/AsnC family transcriptional regulator, producing the protein MGDTDTIDRELILDVLDESQPATIPDLAASLDEHPVTVERHCYTLQQDGEIRQCTGGAYTLSEGVRTDGTAAD; encoded by the coding sequence ATGGGAGACACCGACACGATCGACCGGGAACTGATCCTCGACGTTCTCGACGAGTCCCAACCAGCGACGATTCCGGACCTTGCAGCCTCCCTCGATGAGCACCCGGTCACGGTCGAGCGCCACTGTTATACGCTCCAGCAGGACGGCGAGATCCGGCAGTGTACCGGTGGAGCGTACACGCTCTCCGAGGGCGTCCGGACCGACGGAACGGCAGCCGATTGA
- a CDS encoding ArsA family ATPase, with translation MSGIDVEPVDEEGSDETRDDGETDADDGAHTIEVTPTDAVEGTEDRERIDVEPSDEPIDGPEYVLYGGKGGVGKTTMAAATALDSARGGTRTLVVSTDPAHSLSDTFETDVPAEPGRIREDVPLYGAEIDPEHAMEQGKAAFAAQGEEALGGLGEMLGEESPMDAVFGGAMPGADEAAAMQLLLEYMDDPRFDRVIVDTAPTGHTLRLLRLPEMMDSMMGRILQFRQRIGGMIEGMKGMFGGQEPPEEEADLEDLQELRERIERLRAALRDPARTDFRIVMVPEEMSVVESKRLRQQLREFDIPVGTVVVNRVMEPLSNVTDDVEGEFLQPNLDDCEFCQRRWDVQQTALAEAQELFRGTDVRRVPLFADEVRGEGMLEVVAACLR, from the coding sequence ATGAGTGGAATCGACGTCGAGCCGGTCGACGAGGAAGGTTCGGACGAGACGCGAGACGATGGCGAGACCGACGCGGACGACGGTGCGCACACGATCGAGGTGACGCCGACGGACGCCGTCGAGGGAACGGAGGACCGCGAACGAATCGACGTCGAGCCATCGGACGAGCCGATCGACGGGCCCGAGTACGTACTCTACGGCGGGAAGGGCGGCGTCGGGAAGACCACGATGGCGGCCGCGACGGCGCTGGACAGCGCCCGCGGCGGCACTCGCACGCTCGTCGTCTCGACGGATCCAGCACACTCGCTGTCCGATACGTTCGAGACCGACGTCCCCGCCGAACCGGGCCGCATTCGCGAGGACGTCCCGCTCTACGGTGCCGAGATCGATCCCGAGCACGCGATGGAGCAAGGGAAAGCGGCCTTCGCCGCGCAGGGCGAGGAGGCCCTCGGTGGACTCGGCGAGATGCTCGGCGAGGAGTCGCCGATGGACGCGGTCTTCGGCGGCGCGATGCCCGGTGCGGACGAAGCGGCCGCGATGCAACTACTGCTCGAGTACATGGACGACCCCCGGTTCGATCGGGTGATCGTCGACACGGCGCCGACGGGTCACACGCTTCGCCTGCTCCGACTTCCCGAGATGATGGACTCGATGATGGGCCGGATCCTTCAGTTTCGCCAGCGAATCGGCGGAATGATCGAGGGGATGAAGGGGATGTTCGGCGGGCAGGAACCGCCCGAGGAGGAGGCCGATCTCGAGGATCTCCAGGAGTTGCGCGAGCGGATCGAACGGTTGCGGGCCGCGTTACGGGACCCGGCCCGGACCGACTTCCGGATCGTCATGGTCCCCGAGGAGATGAGCGTCGTCGAGTCGAAGCGCCTGCGCCAGCAACTCCGGGAGTTCGACATTCCGGTCGGGACGGTCGTCGTCAATCGGGTCATGGAACCGCTCTCGAACGTCACCGACGACGTCGAGGGCGAGTTCCTGCAGCCGAACCTCGACGACTGCGAGTTTTGCCAGCGACGCTGGGACGTCCAGCAAACCGCACTCGCCGAAGCGCAGGAACTCTTCCGTGGGACCGACGTTCGGCGCGTCCCGCTGTTCGCGGACGAAGTCCGCGGCGAGGGGATGCTCGAGGTCGTCGCGGCCTGTCTCCGGTAG
- a CDS encoding universal stress protein, which produces MTRTALLVPIRYPPNTASVQTVTHAIDLAEGFDDAHLFILHVNALHKGGDIDRTELRRAVEDEIDPPENATCHVRDAFLIEKAILDEAAQQDVDYVVIGESMRSRWRRLLADRLGVGIDLETVLHSQLNAELVVS; this is translated from the coding sequence GTGACTCGGACCGCGTTGCTGGTGCCGATCCGCTATCCACCGAACACGGCCAGCGTGCAGACAGTAACCCACGCGATCGACCTCGCCGAGGGATTCGACGATGCCCATCTGTTCATCCTGCACGTGAACGCCCTCCACAAGGGCGGAGACATCGATCGAACGGAACTCCGTCGAGCCGTCGAGGACGAGATCGATCCACCCGAAAACGCGACCTGTCACGTCCGGGATGCGTTCTTGATCGAAAAAGCGATTCTCGACGAGGCCGCCCAGCAGGACGTCGACTACGTCGTCATCGGGGAATCGATGCGGTCGCGATGGCGCCGACTGCTGGCCGACCGCCTCGGCGTCGGCATCGATCTCGAAACGGTCCTCCACAGCCAGCTAAACGCCGAACTCGTCGTCAGTTAG
- a CDS encoding pyridoxal phosphate-dependent aminotransferase, with protein sequence MEYETPLFFHVMEYAAQADRDVVDMVSGNPDWDPPEALRAGLHDYADFDSDRFQYPPSEGLRELREEIAARRGVAVEQVVITNGAGEANYLAMARALERDRGREILLPDPVYPYYPGKTTLLGGTQSYVTADETGQLDPAEVRAAASEETAAIVVNSPNNPTGAVYPEETVRELVAIAEEYDAILISDEVYDHYDLSGRFTSALQFDSDHRIVTNAFSKSLAITGFRVGYAVFPPRLVENARSRHMLVNVAGSRPAQYAVLRALRETGPDYYERNRDLLADRVATFTDALDAAGAEYTTPQGGFYVMARFDGYPGTLANVEQLIDEAGVAGMPGEAFGDSRADWLRFALVTPRVEEAADRLASYFD encoded by the coding sequence ATGGAGTACGAGACGCCGCTGTTCTTTCACGTGATGGAGTACGCGGCACAGGCGGATCGCGACGTCGTCGACATGGTGAGTGGCAACCCCGACTGGGACCCCCCGGAAGCGCTCCGGGCGGGGCTTCACGACTACGCCGACTTCGACTCCGATCGGTTCCAGTATCCGCCCAGCGAGGGGCTTCGCGAACTGCGCGAGGAGATCGCCGCTCGGCGCGGGGTCGCCGTCGAACAGGTCGTGATCACGAACGGGGCCGGCGAGGCGAACTACCTCGCGATGGCGCGCGCACTCGAGCGCGATCGGGGCCGGGAGATCCTGCTTCCCGACCCCGTCTACCCCTACTATCCCGGCAAGACGACGCTACTCGGCGGGACCCAGTCCTACGTGACTGCCGACGAGACGGGGCAACTCGATCCGGCCGAGGTCCGGGCGGCCGCGAGCGAGGAGACGGCCGCGATCGTCGTCAACTCGCCGAACAACCCGACAGGTGCGGTCTACCCCGAGGAGACGGTCCGGGAACTCGTCGCGATCGCCGAGGAGTACGACGCGATCCTGATCAGCGACGAGGTGTACGACCACTACGACCTTTCGGGCCGATTCACGAGCGCGCTCCAGTTCGACTCGGACCACCGCATCGTCACCAACGCGTTCTCGAAGTCGTTGGCGATCACCGGCTTCCGGGTCGGCTACGCCGTCTTCCCGCCACGTCTCGTCGAGAACGCCAGGAGCCGCCACATGCTGGTCAACGTCGCCGGAAGCCGGCCCGCGCAGTACGCCGTCCTGCGGGCCCTCCGCGAGACCGGCCCCGACTACTACGAGCGCAATCGGGACCTGCTCGCCGATCGGGTCGCCACGTTCACCGACGCCCTCGACGCGGCGGGTGCGGAGTACACCACGCCACAGGGCGGATTCTACGTGATGGCTCGCTTCGACGGCTACCCGGGGACGCTCGCGAACGTCGAGCAACTGATCGACGAGGCGGGCGTGGCCGGCATGCCCGGCGAGGCCTTCGGCGATTCGCGGGCCGACTGGCTCCGGTTCGCGCTCGTCACGCCGCGCGTCGAGGAGGCGGCCGATCGGCTGGCGTCGTATTTCGACTAG
- a CDS encoding CinA family protein has protein sequence MNDDIDRDQPMDVADALRDRDETLAVAESCTGGLIGAAITAVPGASDYFDSGLTTYAYDAKRRHLGVSREALDEHGAVSEPVAREMARGVRDVTDVTWGVATTGIAGPTGGTDQNPVGTVYIGVAYAGPWGSETSACTVSRYEFDGDRAAVRAKTVDQALADLLSAIDDRDRA, from the coding sequence ATGAACGACGACATCGATCGCGATCAGCCGATGGACGTCGCCGACGCGCTCAGGGACCGCGACGAAACCCTGGCCGTCGCGGAGTCCTGTACCGGCGGGTTGATCGGCGCGGCGATCACCGCCGTGCCGGGCGCGAGCGACTACTTCGATTCGGGGCTGACGACCTACGCGTACGACGCCAAGCGCCGCCACCTCGGCGTCAGCCGCGAGGCGCTGGACGAACACGGGGCCGTCTCCGAACCCGTCGCGCGCGAGATGGCCCGCGGCGTCAGGGACGTCACGGACGTCACGTGGGGGGTCGCGACCACCGGCATCGCGGGGCCGACCGGCGGCACCGACCAGAACCCCGTCGGTACCGTCTACATCGGCGTCGCCTACGCCGGGCCGTGGGGCTCGGAGACCTCCGCCTGCACCGTCTCCCGCTACGAGTTCGACGGCGATCGGGCCGCCGTCCGGGCGAAAACCGTCGACCAGGCGCTCGCGGATCTACTCTCGGCCATCGACGACCGAGACCGCGCGTAA
- a CDS encoding metal-dependent hydrolase, whose translation MNKKGHVLNAILLSIGLGYLLEPAGDLKTFETMIAIGIPVTLGALFPDVDTAFGKHRKTLHNLPMLVGFYVFPSLFGNLEYVWIGVLTHYVLDVAGSKRGIALFYPVWKKEFGLPIGVTVSSSRATLATVLVTAGELALVALIVFEVPQRGFDVGRAALGI comes from the coding sequence ATGAACAAGAAAGGTCACGTTCTCAATGCCATCCTGCTGAGTATCGGGCTGGGGTATCTGCTCGAACCGGCGGGCGATCTGAAAACGTTCGAGACGATGATCGCGATCGGGATCCCGGTCACGCTCGGTGCGCTCTTTCCCGACGTCGACACGGCGTTCGGAAAACATCGAAAGACGCTGCACAATCTCCCGATGCTCGTCGGCTTCTACGTCTTCCCGTCACTCTTCGGCAACCTCGAGTACGTCTGGATCGGCGTGTTGACACACTACGTGCTCGACGTGGCGGGCAGCAAACGCGGCATCGCACTGTTCTATCCGGTCTGGAAGAAGGAGTTCGGGCTTCCGATCGGCGTCACCGTCAGCAGTTCGCGCGCGACGCTCGCGACCGTCCTCGTCACCGCCGGCGAACTCGCTCTCGTCGCGCTGATCGTCTTCGAGGTTCCACAGCGGGGCTTCGACGTGGGGCGGGCGGCGCTCGGAATCTAG